The region ggaccccAACTAGGATACCGTAACATTTCATTTGTTATATCTCTTTAGTTTTTGCTTGGTTCTAAGTTTCTCATAATTTCCCTGGTTTTGGCATTCTTGACAGTTCTGAGACATACTGACtaggtattttgtagaattctCACTTGGGATTTCTATGATGTTATTCTCATGATTAGACTAGTATTAGAGATTTTAGAGAGGAAGACCACAACGGTGAGGAGTCAGCTAGAAATTGTAGAAGAGTATCAGAATATCAGAGAGGAGAGCTGCAAAGAGAGCGATCTCTAGAGCCTGGCAGAGTTCTTTCTCATCTTCATCTGAGTTTTGATCAATAGATTCATCTGAGGAAATCACTCAATGCTGGCAGAATAATCACCAGAAAGGAACAGGCAAAAAAATCCTTAGGACTCAAAGAGATGTAGAAGTAGTTCCTGTTTCCAGTAGACCAAAGTGAAAAAGCTTTCTAACACGTGGGGCGTTGGTACAGTACTCAACAGAGTACTTCCTCAGTAACGGGTAAAAATTATCACTAACTTAAGGGGTGCTCTCATTTTAAAAGTAAGTCTCAAAAGAATTAAACGATCTCCTAGGTTTCCAAGATCTTGGCTACATTCCAGAACAAAGCtcagaaatatttaaaggaaTGTAAAAATATCCAGCACCCAACAAGACAAAATTCAGTGTCTGACTTCCAGTACAAGATTTTCAGGATGCAAACAAGCAAGAATATATGAACCCCAATAACAAGAAAAACCAATCAATAGATACAAGTTCCAGAGTGACACAGAAGATAACATTAATAGACACAGACACTGAATCAactgttatattttatatgttcaaGAAAGTAAATATGAAGATGTTAAAGAGAGACATGGAGAAAATAAAGATCCAAATTGAATCtctagagataaaaaaaaaaaatctctgagatAAAAAATACACTGGGTGAGTTAAATACCAGATTAGACACTGCAGGGTTGGGGTGGGCCGGGAAGTGAACGTCAAGACATAGCAATAAAAAAACTATCCAAAAtgaaacagaggaggaaaaacaaaactataaaaaaaatgaacaggtAAGCAATGAGTTGTGATAAATTCAATGCTTTTAAATAACAgatttaaaaagttttgttttgcaAGTCAGTTAAGTACAAAAATGATACTTTCAAATTCTCAAATAAAGTGACAAGACCAGCGTCATCTTCCATTAAAATGCTAAAACTGAAATCTACTACTTCTGCCAAGAACTTTAGTATTCTCAAGCAGAATCAATActttaaaaggcaaagaaaacttATAAAATTTACTGCATATATTTGACTGTGTAACTGAAAAGCCTTTTGTGGTTGAGCCAGGTAACTTTTaaagatataccatatttttctttcaacactttttTCTGCACAAAGAGCTATcaaaaaaattattgtaaaatCCAACAATGCAATGCAACTGCATTCCTACTTCTTTCCTCAGGATGTAAAAATTAAGTCAATTTTTAACTTGGCCTGAGATGAAAACCTAGTGATCTACGAAGCTCAAGTGAACTCAGTGCAATAAATATAAGAAACTATAACAAGGGATCTTATAAAAATTTCTACAGATTAAGTactttttcatgtgccttttgttTAACTGTGAAGTTATCTATATTTCTTGCCCATCCTTTTCTTGTTAGTAGTTCATTTATCTTGAACATGAGTCCTTTGTCTAACGTTTCACAAATATTTTACCAAACTATGACATATCTATTTtcttaacacatttttttaatgagCAGAAACTTAATCTCTATGAAATTTTACCATTAAACTTTCTGGTTAAaactgtctcctaagaaacctctACTTCTAAAATGATCTAatattctcttatttcctttaaaaactttatGGTTATATCTTTTACAGTGAAAAGTATGGTCcctcttaaattatttttgtgtgtagtaTGAGATAGGgattcataaaataaaacattttattcatttttttaatgtggataccCAGTTACTCTAGTGACAACAGTTAAAGCTCCACTGTTGCTCTTTGAAAACTTtactattaaattaaaaattgttattaaaatttttaaataaattttttgtttatttctataattCAGTTCTTTCTCTAATAGGATACTCAGTTTCAACAGACTAGTAAGTTGACAGGTTATCAACTTTAGACGTCAGTTACTTACCTAAAACAGGTACACAGACCATGTACTAGAATGACAGAAATTTAACCAGGTGGGAAAAAATTGCATTTCATGTTTTAAGGAactgttaaaaatagaaaagaagcaagTATACACATATAAACAAAACACAATTACAGTAATTCCTAATCTTATCATTGCCGTTTAATTAAAGTAAGCCAACTAACATGGTTTCATTTGTTTAGTCTTTTGGAATTTCCATTAAGTACAAATTGTTTCACTGTAGAAGTTCAGAAAGGGAATACATTTCAAATAAACCAAAtagatgttaaaaaatatatctcctttatatttaattctttagTAATGGGTACTTAATATATTCAAACTGtgctgtatatttaaaattttgatattattAATCCAAATTCATCATCAGCTATGTTACCTTTGTGTAACAGAGTATCTGACACTATGAACTATGGGTAAAATCTGTCATACAAACATCATATTGTCTACCCATCTTCAACTCTTTAGCAACCctgagtcttttaaaaagttgtactgaaataaaatgttacaatgtccaaattaagttaaaaagcatttgacagaaaaactagaaaaagtaGACTCAGAAGATTATACttattgtatatattatttatttatttatttttacttattgcaTATTTTAGTTCATTAGTAAACAAGAGGCATTCGATTAGATGGTTATAATCCTTCCTGTACCATGCACCAACTGAatatacaatattgttaatttcttttttttaaccagttaaaaataaatttattgatcCAAAATTATTGCCAAAAGACTTAAGCTAAGCAAAAACTTTACTTAAGCTTAATGCTCTTTTTAACTCCTGCACCAATGCCAGAAAGTTCACCAGTATAACGTTGCTCTTCCCTACAAACTTCACGAACCTGGCCTCTTCTGCGAATTTTGGCTTTTCTGAATTTCTCCCAGTGTTTCCCTCTGGGATGCCGACCAATCTTCTTCTCCTAGGTGTAAGTCCCCTATTTTTAGCAATCTGATAAGTAATGGCTCTCTTTGCATTTTGATGTTCAAGAGCCTGTTTTTCGGtactattttctcctttctttctctttaatttttgtctctcTTCCATTTCTTTATAGCATTTCAGTGCAGCTTCTTCATCAAAATCAGAATCATCAGAAAGGTCTGTAACAGCCAAGGCAGCAAGCAGAAGTCTCTGAAACTGATTTTGGCTTGGCCTCCAtggattttgcttttaaattcagTTCGTTCTTTCCAGCACCACCTTTAAGTGTGAGCAGATGAGGGATTTCAGAGAACAGCTTCTGATTCACAACCGACAACTTGTTGATCAAACTTCGGTAGGTAACAAGCCTTTCAATGACAGGATGTCCAAGTGCCGGGACTCTCCTAGCTTTCAGGATCAGATAAGAACTAATGTTTGAGCAGCAGTTCAAATAGAGATTGTATTTGGTCCTCAGGTATTggcttccttttccaggggggaTGATCTTCTGCTCCACTAACTGTAGAAGTGGCTccagctcatccttcatctctgtCAACTTAACTTTCAAGTCGTCTATCAGCTCCAAGAGCTCTGGAGATTCCTTTCGCAGCATTTTCAGATTCTCTTTCACGGAAACTTTCCCCAAATCCTTCACGACACGTGTCTCAGCCTCATTTACCTGAGGTACCGGTTTTGCAAAAGCCTCCACCCAGGTAACTCCAAAATCGTCCTCTTGCAGGGCTTGGGCTAAGCGCCGCTGAATGAGCTGTGcctcctcctctctttcctcttctccactTCTTGTTGACTCTGCCGGCCTCGGGACTTGGAGCCAAAGTCCGTGTCGTGGTAAAGTTTTTTCCTCTGACCCCACGACAAACTGGGATCCACAGAAGCCTCAGTCTCACTCTGCACGGAGCTCCCACCACCCTCATCGTCACCCTCCTCGCTTTCTCCATCTTCATCGTCCTCATCCGCAACATCCAGGGCAagcacctcctcctcctcatcaccaTCCTCCTCGTGCCCACTCTCTCTGTCGCTCCAGCCCTTAGCCAAGGCGGCCCGAGATCGGGCCTCATGGAAATCATCTACCTTATCTTGGTAGTAGCTCGAGTCCCCTGGTGAGGGTGGAGATTCTAAGTCCTCTCCTTTTCGTCCGCTGGGCCGCGACGTGCCTTAGCTGGCACAGCCGCCCCCTTGGGCGCTCCGCGCGCACCGCCCAGATCTTCCCACCAGAGTTCGTGGTCTCAGCTTCTACACCGACTTCAGGCTTTCAGCCACCTCTGACCTCTGCACACGAGCCACGCGTTCCAGCAACACGCAGCTGGAACAGCCACGCGATCTCTCACCACGCTCGTCTTGCGGGCGCTCCAGTCAGATGCGGCATTTTCATCTCCTTCCGGTCCCCAGGATctgttcatttcttaaaatatttcttgagtgacCTCACCCTTAGCAAAATCCAAGTAATCAGAATAGTTTGTTGACCAACGAACCACAGCAATATAAGAAAAACACTATGATGGTGCTCATTTCCTTCAAAGCattatttagaaattttcttCTCAAGTGAGGCTTTCCCTCAACTCTTTAAAATTTAACCCCAACCCTCCAACTTCATATCCTCCTTTCCCTGATGCCCTaactcccaccccccaccaaactcctgctcagtagctcagtgaGCTATCACTGTCTAACCTATCCCACATGTGAttcatattcatctttgtttataAAAAATCTCCAACAGGGCAAGAATTTTGATGTGCTGTTTACCAATGTACTTAGGCAGTTTCTGGAATACTACCCactcaagcctttgactgtgtggatcacaataaactgtggaaaattctgaaagagatgggaatgactagaccacttgacctgccttttgagaaacctatatgcaggtcaggaagcaacagttagaactgggcatggaacaacagactggttccaaataggaaaaggagtatgtcaaggctgtatactgtcaccctgcttatttaacttatatgcagagtacatcatgagaaatgctgggctgaatgaaacacaagctggaatcaacattgcccgGAGAAACATCaggtatgcagataacaccacccttatggcagaaagtgaagaagaactaaagacctcttgatgaaagtgaaagaggagagtgaaaaagttggcttaaagctcagcattcagaaaactaagatcacggcatccagtcccatcacttcatggcaaatagatggggaaacagtggctgactttatttttctgggttccaaaatcactgcagatggtgattgcagccatgaaattaaaagacgcttactccttggaaggaaagttatgaccaacctagacagcatattaaaaagcagagacattactttgccaacaaaggtccgtctagtcaaggctatggtttttccagtggtcatatatggatgtgagttggactataaagaaagctgagtgctgaaaaattgatgcttttgaactgtggtgttggagaagacttttgagagtcccttggactgcaaggagatccaaccagtccatcctaaaggagatcagtcctgggtgttcattggaaggactgatgttgaagctgaaactccaatactttggccacctgatgcgaagagctgactcactggaaaagatcctgatgttgggaaagattgaaggcaggagaaggggatgacagaagatgagatggttagatggtatcaccgactcaatggacatgagtttgggtaatctccaggagttggtgatggacagggaggcctggcgtgctgcagttcatggggtctcaaagagttggacacaactgagcaactgaactgaactgaatacatatttattgaataaagaattaaatgagtACAAACCAAAATACTCCTGGAGACAATATTCTTCGTAAAGTCATTCTCAAATAACAGTAAATGAATGTCTTCTAACTAATATGATGTGTAACCATTCCTGAAGCCAAAAGTAGTTAATTCATTTTTCTCATGCTAACATAAACAGAAGTCAGTATCAGATTTGGAAATACAcagttatatatttaatgtaaactATTTACTTTATTTAACGTGATTAACCTGAggttctccctggtggctcagacaacaaaggatctgtctgcaatggaggagacccgagttcgatcccctggagaaggacatggcaatccactccactattcttgcctggagaattccatggactgagaagcctgtcgggctacagtccacagggtcataaaaagtaggacaagactgagagactaacaaaCACACACCCCTCTGAGGTCAACGGTGATgataattcagttttatttcattaGTATGGATTGAATGCctaataagtgggaaaaaaaaaaaaacacactaattGCAGATAAAAATGGTTGACATCAGCTCTTTGATCATCCTTAATGCTTAATGTCCATGTTGGAGTTTTCATGGCATATAATCAGCTCAGCTATAAACTCAGAGTACAGATGTAATGAGACAAATGGGAATTAGACGATGAGCATGTAGGACTATTTGAGACACTGGGTTCAAGCTCTAGGACAGTGTGTTTAAATCTGATTCTTTAAGCCACCTAAAGCTCTGTGAAGACACAGGATGATCAACATTCAAAAGTCACTTAGTTTTATTTTGCTGAATAGCCATATACCATGATAGAGCATTTTCAATTATAAGATAGCTCAGAAAATGTGCATGAATTCAGAGAATGTTGAGACCCCAAGCTTTGCAATACTGAGAATTTAATCTTtcatttgaaagaataaaatctACCCAGTTAAGTTCCCATTACAGACTTCATAATGAATTCTACTTATTGCTTCCTGGACCTATCAATTCTACTAACAGATGAATATCTCTTCTGAATCATAACTTAAGAAGAAATGTCACTATTTTACCAATGATATTTATATCAGAAACAATAAGACAATGAGCCCACACTACAAGGATACATTGGTCATTTATGCGTTAACAACTGAAATTCTGGGGAAATACCAAagataatcaaaataaatataatattaagatAGAATTATATGCTTTTCATTTTGGACAAATGAATGGGAGTAGAACAGAGCTCTAATTTTCACAGTGCAacgggcaggggctggggggcaggAACCAACAAACTGTCAAGTAACATTGTACAGATCATAGGAAGCCAGATTTTATGGGTTCCCAGTTaatctggaaaaaatataaaataaaaatagctgatTTCTGAAGCATTTATACCGATTAGAGTCCAATGTAAAAAAACACTTCTATTGACCTAATTTGGGATATTCAAAAATATTACTTGCAGTCACTTTGCAACATATACACGTATCAAAAAACCATtgttatatgaattatatcttgaCTTAAAAATACTACTCAGTTTACATAAAGTACAAACCCTTCAGCATTTAATATAATCCTTGATACAAAGACAATATGCTTAAATTGACCAGTTAGTAGTTGTAATCATCTTTCTCtcaaaatttgatttaaaagGCTAAAAAAGCTAAGTCCACCACTTCAATTAACCAGTGGCTTCTATAAATTCATTGTATACTTAGGGAGAATTCCagtttaaaaagagtgaaatcaaTAGTATTTCAGAAACACATGCTAGTCCATCTAGTAATGAATTCTATTCCTTTCCCTCCATATAACTCCACTATACAATCtttgaaaatcaaaataactTTAATTGTAACTTttataatatactttttaaataagaatGGTTATAAAcgagagattttttttccaagtccAACATGTGAGAACtttcatatacaaaataaatgtcataCTTCACTGTAATCTTGTTATAAGATACTTATTTTAGTAATGCTGTATATACCAAGATATACTTGGTATGCTTCTTTTGGAAACACACATGAACTATCATTAGGCTATATTCACAATTCTTCAAAGACCTTTATCCAACTTAAGCacttattttatttctcagtCTTATTCAAAATATCagctattttcaaaatatttaatctaCACCAAAAGATAGGAATTTGCTATACTGAGATTATTCAAATGAATATGAACCACAAGGCTTGAAAATAATGCCAAAAGAAGGAAGAGTCTCAAAACCGCTTTCAGTAATgacaatagcactgaaacataataCACAGCCTCACAAGACAGTTAAATGCAAGAATATTTACCAATAAATTCTATACATTTGGTGGGGGAGGAACCTGTTTATCTCTTATATTCATTCCCTATGTAAAAAAGCATTCAAAAAAATTTActttccccattttttaaaatttctcaaattacttcaatttctgtcctttaaagtAAAAACATTGCAAATAAAATCTctacaaaattaaaacaagtcCTATATAACACAGGTTTAAATGATACCAGATTTGTCTAGAGTGGGAAAggttctaattattttttaatgacaggAAAAGAATTTTAGTTGGGGAGCAGACACCTAAGTATTTATAAAATCGGAAGTACTctcacacatgtgtgtgttctaagtcgcttcagttgtgtccaactctttgtgaccctatggacattctccaggcaagatcatttccttctctagactcTCACACACAGGCAACACAAATAAACTGCTTACTCGGatgaattttcaaaatgtattttaatctcattccaggaagaaagaaaatttctagaTATAAACACATCTCATTCAATCACATTTTAACATACATTCAGCAACTTAAAATATTATAAGAATccaatattttcatcttttataatctcaatatattatatatttaatatataatatatatatgtacaatacaTACAGGTAGTCAGCAGGAttacaaagtaatttttaaaaagtctgatcAACATTGATAAATACTTTTAGACTATTAAAAAGAACTATACTTAGGatcatagaataaaataaaatatgggaGGTCCAAACCTAATGGCAAGACTGCAAATGTTCATGTAGCCAATCATTTAAAAGATCCCTCAAGTTGGATAGAATGCATTTTAAAGCAATACTCTTGCTACTCTCAAGCAGCAGTACTTGTAAATATCAAGCATGTACATCtccattaaatttaaaatttctatgcaGCTTTCTTTACTGTAATATACAGTagctatttcttcctttctgttggaTTTTGCCGTGGTTGCTGTTTGAAGAGTGACTGGTGTATTACCAACAGAAGTGACTTtaactcccttccctcccctaaaGCATGGCTCAGTTTGAAGATTGTTCTATAGGCAGCTACTACGAATATTAACAGTACCTTAATACCATTAACAGAACCAATCAATAACTGGAGTCATATGAGAAGTTTCAAAGACTGATGGAGGTTTCTGTAAACCAAGGTCATCGGAAGTATTATACCTGCAGATAGCCTCTCACATCCCTTAATGCAAGGAGTTAAAATTTCAATACCATAGTATAGCAGTTAACAATCtattctataatttaaaatattaataccatTAAACCACCCTGAGAATACAGAGGAAGTATTTAAAACAAGATATTCTGATatggtttctttcctttgtatttgCTTTCTTCTGGTTTTCGTTGGCCCTTCAAGGGTACGATATTTGAATTCAAAGTGTGACTTTGATATCCGTTTTTGTTAACTGAGACTCATGCCACAGTGAGATACTGGTGATAGAAAAGCCCAAAGAGGCTTGTAGAAAAGAGACAAGCAGCAATCCACCAGGTCAGAAAAGACAGAAGTCCTCGAAAAAGCAGAGGagtgaaaatgttttttaagctGCTCAGTGCCACTGTTATTTGTGTAACAGTTACCTTCATCTTCCCATCAGTAGATGGTAATTCAGAGTAAACAGAATTGGAGGGTAGACTATTATCCACTGGCAAGGCAGACATAGATTCTGGATAAATCCCCCAGGAATGATTACCTAGAAAATTAAAGATGCAAATAAAATTTGAAGAGTAAGTAATTCCAAAgcttcttgttaaaaaaaaaaaattccttaactTATATTTCAAATTAAGAACAAGAAATTTAGTGGCACaacaaattattttatgttgaaaataaaacaataagctTTCTACACACTTAGGGAAAATTCACTTAACTTGACCAGACTATAATATAACCTTATCAGTAAAACTACACATAAAAGCCAAAAaactaatttacttttaattaactGCATCAAAATCTggtaaaataacaaaaacattcTCTTCCCTGTATAATCCATGAATCAACTACCTCTACTGGAGTGACAGAACAGATTCTGTAACTTCTTAGAATCTTTTCTACCTCTAGAACATCAGAGTAATTTCTTTCTCAGAAACTATCTATGATGCCAATGTGAGAGACTATTAATAGCTTCCAGAAATTTTTTCATCATATACTTTCCTAGGCTGATAGGTTATGAGTCATATAATTTACCAATGAGCTACTCTTATGTTCCAGAGATTCCTGAAAGATTATTTACATCTATCATCAGCTCTATAGTATCTATAAGTCCACTCAACAaagcttttaattcttttgggctTCTAAAACCCCCACACTGGCAGACTGCCAGATCTAAGCAAAGAAATAATCAACTTGGTAATAGATAATTCTTGAGTAATACCACAGAGGGGCTTGATTGCTTAGTGAACAGACTTATAGAGGAACTTTGTTCTGCTATGGAGAAACCTTTATTCTAGCCACGTTAAGTTATCTGAAGTAGAACTCACCAAAAGATCCTACaattcataaatttaaaagtacctcataataatttaaatgttatGCATTAACACAatcttaaaatacaaaataataagacTAAAAAGTGCTCACTCAAGTTACTCGGAATTAACCTTTAGCAAACAATTCTTTTAACATTATAAAACCATATGGGTCTGAGTTTTCAAAATCAAGAAGATAAATCAATGAATCAACTTCTAGAGCTGAAAGGCCCCCATGTTTCCTCATAAAACTTCTTAAGAGAGAATCAATTTTAAGAGGCATATTTCTTTGTAGGTAACAGAACATGATTAATTACAGGTAGAAAGTAGAGCAGTGAGCTTCCCAGTTGCCAGGATATGCCTACCTAGAGTTTTCAAAAGTAGGGTTGTGTGAAGCAGCATGACCAGGGGAGCCACATACTGCAGCGCGATGACGCAGAGGTAATAGAAGACTCGAGCAACCTGGAACAACAGCATTCGTAAGTTTCTAACACAGCTGACGTGTTATGAACGAGTTAAACTTTCATATCAAACTGAATCATCAAACTGAATTGcttaaaagataaataatccTTCCATAGGAAGAAAGCTAACTGGAAATAAATTTGTACTTCATTATAAATGCCCCCAGACTGACTTCAGAAAGGCTCAGTTTGAAGgttctttaaaatacaaaaagagcATTAAATCCCTTAAAAATAGTTAAGTGATTAGTACAAATTGGAGAAACAAAATCACTGAAATTTAAATGGCATATATTCacttatttcaaatataaaacaaaatgctaAAATCTCTGAAGACAAGACACCTAAAATATCAAACTAAATAACAATGTCATAAATAAACCcctcataaataaaattattaatccCTATTTACATTAGACTGAAGTAAAATTCAAAGTGTGAAAATACATGAAAGGTAAAACATAAAAAGTCAGCTGAATCTTGATAGATTCAAGATGAAattcaaaagtaaaaaacaaGAGGATCTGACACcacctttctttaaaaagacttGATCGGGTTGTGGGTGTAGTCCATTACAATGATGGATAGATTCCTAGCACCTTCCTTCTCTGGAATCTCCATTAAGTTAAAATTTATGTTCCACGTTCAAGTACTTGGATTAATgttaaaaggaatacatttagTCACTAAAACTAGTATTCCCTATTCTTTAAGTTACAAAAGCTATACAATATACTGTGATCAGTGATTTCAGATCAGTTAGGGGAGTCCCATTTAGCAAACGTAGATATACCACAGCTTTGTAACCCAAACTGTATGATACTTACTTAAGGCAGGAAGGGGAACTGAGACCCTTTCTTCAcctaacaccaaaatcagattaacgTCTCTGACATCCGTCAGTTTAAGATTATTCTATCTGTTCATAATAAGAATATCATGGAATGAAACTACTACTGAAGGAAATCAAACacgtttatttttgtgcatgtggTACTAGTTGCTTCAGTCACCTCCGATCCTTGGCAACCCCgtaactgcagcctgccaggctcctctgtccatggaattctccaggaaagaacactggagtgggttgccatgccctcctctaggggatcgtcccgactcaggtttgaacctggatctcctgcattggcaggtgggttctttactgctagcgccatcagtatttgctatttttcattttgacaaCAGTGTAAAACTTACCATTTTCTGAAGCTCAACTGTGCTTATTCGCCCTGCTTCTTTCTTCATTTGATCCACACATTTCTGGGCTAAGTTTAAGTAAGCCTGCAGGTGACTACGCATCATGGCCAACCGCAAAGCACATAGCAGGATTATTAACCAGAGTCGCAGAGTATCGAAGGTAGCTTCTGTCATTCTACAGATCAAAAAGTTGATATGGTGCTCTCAAAGACCAAAAAATGCTGGCATGCTAGTTTTATGTGTTAATGTTCATTGGATAAGATGTTTAATACAAGGAAATCTAGACTTAGTTACAAATGGAGACATGATAAGTGTCCCATTCTATCAGAGACTTACAGGATACTTTCACTTGCATAACAAATGTATGAAGTACCAGAATAAGAAACAAAGAAGTACCAGATaagtctaaaagaaaaaaaggagagcaaTACTTGGGATTCCTTTCTCTATCCATCCTCCTGGCGTGGGGGTAGGGGAATGACTAAGCAAAAAGGGAAGCTGGGAGTTCTTAAACTGGAGACtacaagaaagaaggaaggaaacccCAGGAGCTCGCCCATGAACTGTCAAGTTAACAACCCATCTGTTTTT is a window of Muntiacus reevesi chromosome 1, mMunRee1.1, whole genome shotgun sequence DNA encoding:
- the TMEM161B gene encoding transmembrane protein 161B isoform X3, whose protein sequence is MKPTQEMNISLVWCLLVLSFAIKVLFSLTTHYFKVEDGGERSVCVTFGFFFFVKAMAVLIVTENYLEFGLETGFTNFSDSAMQFLEKQGLESQGPVSKLTFKFFLAIFCSLIGAFLTFPGLRLAQMHLDALNLATEKITQTLLHINFLAPLFMVLLWVKPITKDYIMNPPLGKESVPLMTEATFDTLRLWLIILLCALRLAMMRSHLQAYLNLAQKCVDQMKKEAGRISTVELQKMVARVFYYLCVIALQYVAPLVMLLHTTLLLKTLGNHSWGIYPESMSALPVDNSLPSNSVYSELPSTDGKMKVTVTQITVALSSLKNIFTPLLFRGLLSFLTWWIAACLFSTSLFGLFYHQYLTVA